TGGTAGGCAGATTTAGTTTTAACCTTTGGAGAGAGCCAGGCTCATTGTTTCCACTATATTCCAGTTTCCATTCACGTGCATTTCCCATAATGTTGAACTGTCCCTTCATATAAAGATTTATACAGGACAATCAGGAACCATGATATCTTTGGATGCTTTTGACACACACTTAGGatcactgcacacacatacactcaaccaggcagcagaaacaagtCTTTGTGCTGCCGTTTATCTTGATGCTGTCACTGTCAGACAGAGCATTAACAAACAATTGATTCATTCTGGGTCAGACAATAGTGATAAAGTGCTCTTGTTTGAACAAAGATAGTGCAGCAGACAGCTAAAaggtactgtatgtgtgtgagacagagagacagagagccagTCTGTAGCattcagggacacacacacacacacacacacacacacacacacacacacacacacacacacacacacacacacacacacacacacacacacacacgtagagaGAACCAGACAGACAGGTCCTTGTGCGCagagtacttttttttttcataaagcaGGGTGTGTAAGACAGGGAGTgccacacacacgtacacacgcacactgtacagacacacacactgtacagacacacacaccagacaaaaacaaatgtgaaagtaCAGGGTTAGAAATGATCCAACAAAAACTGACTGGAGTCACATGCGTGTTTACGCCTCTGAAAGAGCACATTAGACACCATTATTACCTGACGTGCAAACAGAGGGAACAAGATGAGGTTGTAAACAGTGAGTAAAtacatcaaaacaaatattactccaataatattaatgattttttaagTATTATGCACAGTgtgagtttatatatatattttattagaaTGTATTTGCAAGGATGTGAATTCTCCCATTTCCTTaccttgttttttaattttatggaCTTTTGGTGTTCAATGATAGCGTCTCTATAGCATCTGTTTTGAACAGTACAATCACCTTCACCTTCCTGTGACTGACTTCATGACATATCATACACATCAATTCTGTCTTTGAAAGTAGCACTGCACTATGTTCTTTATTATCcatcaacagtaaaaaaaattatgtcacactgacaacatttctttatttatataataataataatgtgataatgATATATactatttatataaatattcttTTAGTTTCCTTAAGATTCATGTGACATCATGAAAAgggcaggaaacacaaacaggcaggtaATCAGACAGGTTCAAGGTTAATTGGTTAGTCAGactcatttaaaagaaaaaacagcatttaaaGTCCAAATAAGATCAACTTCTATTAAATGTATTGAATTGTAACACACACTGCTTCCTGTGCGATGAAAGGTCATTACTGACACCTCAGGTTTGCTCAGTTTCAGTTTTACCTCTAAACAATGTGGTTTAGATTATGTGGTAAACTTTCTTGCCCCACCGAATTGCTTTATAATGAGGTTGATGCGCACGTACACTTCAGCAATTACTTGTATGAGTACAACGCAACCATACAACATAACACAATGATTGTGCAACATGGTGAATTTCCTTTAGTGTAAGGTAATTTGTCAAATAAAACTCATAGCTTGAAGGAAACAATCTTAAACTGTTTTTGTTAAACTCAACAGTAGAAGGAAGCTGTCACAAACAGATGTTGAAATTCCTGCTGTAACTAACAGGACCCTATAGCACCTTGTACATTTACTGGTTTCAAATGAGGCAGATTCTAAGAGACATGTCTGTgaaagtttcttttcttctcactttattttcttggttttgtttatttcaacgCAGGTTTGTTTCCACAAAGCCCCACAGCACACCACAGCAAACTCACGAAGCTGGTCTGATAAGTTAAATCTGCAAATCACAAGTGTTCACACACTCGCAAACACACATTACCATGTGGTTAACATGGCCACATCATTGGTGGAGAGCTGCAGGGCACATTTCAGTCTTAAAATAGAtagtttcagtttgtctttctgctgacctcagtcctCCTGGTTCCAGAgaaacaggcacacacacacacacacagttccttGAAATCCTCCCACACTCTTGTGTTTTcacacttaataaaccacatttcCCCCTAAAGCCAGTACAGGAATCGGTTGATCACTGTGGAGGCTGGCTCTGGGAGACAGGAAATAGAAAGCTCCATGTCGACAACTGAACAAAAGTGGTCAGACCTTTTCTCCGTAGCTTGATCTCAGCTGATGTGCTGATACTGCTGCCCTTTGATGCAGGTCAAGTGATAATTGTGGGGAACTACAGAATTTATGGGTCAGAGAAACTGGTAATGACTCAATTAAACAGGCAAGCATGCACATTAACTCATGGATCCATTCATGAGTAAGAAACATTAGAGCCCCATGATCAGACATAACTGACAGAAGGACAGACAATTTCTTCAACTTAAaacctttttgataaagctttcaGTGTGGTCTGGATCCGAtgagccctgaaccatcccttagttatgctgccaAAGGCCGAGACTGCTGGGGGAagtcccatcatgcactgagcacttctctctctccctctgtgcccccctcccccacagtttatgtgttctctctctctctctctctctctctctctctctctctctctctctctctctctctctctctctctctctgtctctctctcattctgcagATATCTctcaataatattaataatattgttattatccataataataatgagaaatgtgacagaacTGTTCCACTACTGTCCctggtctctctcctctctttcccacccacctcttctctctcccccgtTTATCTCTGCTCACCCCGACCAGTTGAACCAGCCatccgcccacattgagcctgttTCTGGAGAATTGTGTTTCCCTCTAATAATTTAACCCtattatgtaaagtgccttgagataatgtacgTTGTGATTTGGCAAATActaataaaattgaaatgtatTCAATTAATGTGTATTACTAATCTGGCTGTTTAACCAAGGAAACAAATATGACTTACCTTCCACTCCCACATTTCATCAATGAAGTCGTGTCTATCATCAAGGtagttgtgttattgttgtcaCTTACTGATCCCAGAGCCTGGTGACTGACTGTCAAAAAGTGAATGTGCCACAGTCAGCAGGATGGCATCTTTGACTGTGGCGAGGAGCCAGAGCACTTAAGCCTGCAGCTACTCTCCATATTGTTCTATCTGCCCCCCACAACAAAACCAGGGCCTCAGCTGCAAAACACAGCCAGGAGCCGCACTGGGCTGCAGACAGAGGGTCCTGTCAGGGGGGCGTCTGTCGGTCAGGCCCACACAAATTATTCGTCGgatttgtctgtgttgtgatacattttgaaaaatgaccACCAAAGAGGATGTGAGACTGTTTGATaccacagctgccacacaggtgagtttgtgtgtgttcaggctcTGTAGCTTCACCGAAGCACTGTTTGGTTGTGTTGATCATGAACTCTCACTGTGCTAATCTGAGctgctaaaaagaaaaaactttacGACTTTTCAAACGTCACAGGACTCTCAGGGAGATAATACGAGGTCGAGACAGGAACAAGAGGAGAGACTGATCCTGACGGCCTGGAAAAGCATGGTGAGAACACGAGGGAATGAAGATCCTGATAACTGTGTCACTTTATACTTTCAATcaattttaatttcagtttatcagagtaatttaatataattatgTCTGTAATTCTGTATTATGAATGAACATTAAAGTTTGTGTTGTCATCTACTACACATTCTGAATCAAAGTGAATCAAACAATTCCAAACATTGTTTTCAAGTGGGTGTGTAAttgaaaaaacatctgtttgtgATAGCGTGAAGTGAAGCTTTGTAGTCAGGAAATATAAGTTACACTTTTGAACTTTACACACAGTTGTGCATCAAATTTCCCACTTACAGTAAGTGCTGATTTGATCTTTGATCTTCTTTCTTCCCACTTTGTGATGTTATTACCATCAATTACATCATCAATGTTAATTCTACTTCTGATCATCAAGAGAATGACGACAACCTATTCCTTTCTCTGATAATTAGACAAAGACAAACGTCATCCCTCGCTGGCTTCCCACAAACAAGCTGTTTGTGTGGGTTGAGAATCAACCTGTTTTCTTCAAAGTTGTATTTCATCAGAAGTAAAAAATACTCTTTATTTGATTATGTCTGGAGGCGAGTGTTACACACAatccacattttaaataaaaaataacagtaGTGGCAGTTGCATATTTTATTAGTGGCAATAGGCTCTTGAGGTGCCTACATTTGAGTATAATAGTGTTTACAATGACATATGAAAGTTGTTTGTGCCTCTTTTAGTCCTCCACTCTCCATCGGCACAGTCTGTGTGAGGACTCCGCAGCTCCAGGACCAGCTCAGTCTTTCCTGGCCCAGCAGAGACAGTCCACCCTGACCAGGAGGGTACTCCGACTACAGCCCAGCTAGGAGGCCTCACCTGCAGGGAGAAACAGAGGGGTGCAACCCACTCATGGGCTGGATGGAGGGCAAGATTGTGGAAggagtttttttcctgtttgacCTTGGTCCTCTCTGTGTATTTTGTTTGCTGCTACCACCTCCAGCTGGTCAATGTTGGTACTACAGTGAATATTGAAAGATCCTGTTTTTATCTATATCATAACTATAAACGAATGATTAATTATCTGTTCCATTCCTGGttgttttatattcatacatatattttttgcagATAAGATCCAGGTAATATAATGCTAAACTATGACTATTTCTTTTATGTCATCAATGTTAAACGTTTTCATTCAATTTggttaaattacttttttttaaataaacaaaagtgcattgaaaatcagttttttaataatcagggtgaataaagtgaataaaataaagttttaactcAATTATCTGTCAAAACTTGAATTAATGCTGAAAGAAAAAGTAGCATGGACATAAGCAGTTCATTTAGACACATAACTTAAGAACCAGAAATGAATTTTCTTCATAAACACTGTCCTCTCTGGGAGAACTGACATTTGATTCGCCCGGCTGAACATAATGTAACATAGCACACAGGCTGAAAGTAGGGAGAAATAGCTAAGTATTGTCAAAATGTGCCCTACATGTAATCTTATGCAGTCATTTTATGCTGAATTTTCTTTGTTAAATAAATGGagatgtgaaaaacacacatcatttcACATCAATTGCACCTAGCATATTTACTAAGATAGCTGCATCTTGACACCTTCAGCTTCATAGACTTTCGTAATGAGAACTAAACCCTGGTGACTAGTTTTCTAGCTACCATGAGGCaacatctaaataaaaaaaaattcctttATTGTGTCTAgtttcccctcctccccctccttcccttccttcccttcCTTCAAATACCAAACGTTCCTCCCAGGTCCCAAATGACGTGTCGTGAAGTTGAGTACAGTTCAAACTGTTGATTTTCAAACACCATCAGTAAGTTGGGGGATGTTTTAGAACTATGAGGGGCTATTTGGTTATGTGGCAATGTCAGGAAG
This is a stretch of genomic DNA from Paralichthys olivaceus isolate ysfri-2021 chromosome 8, ASM2471397v2, whole genome shotgun sequence. It encodes these proteins:
- the LOC138411242 gene encoding protein Hook homolog 3-like translates to MTTKEDVRLFDTTAATQDSQGDNTRSRQEQEERLILTAWKSMSSTLHRHSLCEDSAAPGPAQSFLAQQRQSTLTRRVLRLQPS